The window CATGGAAAGAGGTGGAATTTCATTAATCGAGGTTATAGACGAAGAAGAGGTGGAAATAGAAGATTGAGGAGCGGTTGGAATGAGAGAGGAAGAACTTTGGTAGATTTGGCGCAATTTTTCGACAGCAAATTGCCTAATCTTTTTATTCTCTCCTAGTAATTTTTCCGTCCATTTATAGCTTAGCTTATCTTTCTGGGTCAGTTCTTCACTGTCCTGGTTCATCAACTCTTCCAATTGATTCTCTAGCATTTTCTTTAAGGTTGAATGCTTTTGAATGGAAGGTTCTTCTAAAAGACTGAATAAGAGTTCAATGTAGCGCTCTTTATAAGAGTCTGCAGAAGGAAGGCTTTTTTCTTTGCCTTTTTCTTTATCAGAAAAAGCGAGAGGAAGGGACTGTAAAGATGAAGAAGCCTCTGAGGAGCGTTTAAGGCAAAATTCAAGATAAGCCTGGGCTTTTTCATACGTAGGAGTTAATTGCAAAGCTTGTAGTAAAGCTTCTATGGCAGTGGCATGCTCTCCTTTTTCAGCAAGCTCTTTACCACGTAAGAAATGGTTTACAGCTTCCTCACTAGGCTCATGCTTAATTTCTTCTAATGGATGGGATTCAGCTGTTTCAGCCAGGTGCCTGACTGTGTAGTTAGGTGCATGCCTTTCAATAAGCGTTCTATCTAGAGGGCAGAGTTTATTGCGTGCTAAGCATTGGATGACGGTATCTTCGTTAAAGATATGGCCACAAGGAAACAAAGTAACCGCCCGAGTCATCAGCTCTCCTGAGACGGGATCTTCTATATTTTCTGAGACTGTAGTACGAAAAGTTATTGGGATGCTAGAAGTAGAATCTGACGGCATCATATAAAAGCTCCTTAAGATTTTATGGTAAGCTATTACCTTATGAGGCCAGCTGTAGCCTGCTTTTTAAAGAACTAATCCTTACCTTTTGCCAGAAAACTACTCTTTTTCTTCTTTATTAAGCAATTTTTATTTTAATAAAAAAGGGAGAGTCGTCTACGTTTTATAAAAGCTTGAGCAGTTTGTCTTATTCCTTTTTCAATTTTTATCTTATCTTCTCATACGTTGGTGAGTTTAGACCGAATTGATTATCATGGTTGTAGAAAGCTTAGGAGGCCTACAAAGGCTCGCTTTCTCTTCCTATCACCTTACAAATCCTAACTTACTTAAAAAACCTAGGGTGTCATATCCGCAGCCATTTTCGGTCTAATCACCTCTATCAGTTTATAGTGAACTACCAGAGGTATCATTTAGTTCTTAGAAAAAAGTTTGTCTAGAAAGAGGGGTAAGCATGAAAATAATCTTTAATAAGCAGCTTATTTTCCAGCCTAAAAATTATCTTATGCTTGCCACGGCTCTTTCTTAAGAAAACACCTTTATTCACTTTAAGAGACACCCCTTAAAAGCGATTTCCCCAAGTTGTAAGCCTACGAAGTTGAGGAAGCTGCCGGATTTCCGCAGGAATAACGGTGAGCTGGTTGTTGTTTAAGACAAGGCTTCTCAGCTTAGTAAGCTGCCGGATTTCCGCAGGAATAACGGTGAGCTGGTTGCAACTTAAGTCAATGTTTTCCATCTTAGTAAGCTGCCCGATTTCCGTAGGAATAGAGGTTAGATGGTTGTCGGCTAACAAAAGGATTTCCAGCTTAGTAAGCTGACCGATTTCCGCAGGAATAGAGGTTAGATGGTTGTATCCTAAGTCAAGCATTTCCAGCTTAGTAAGCTGTCTTATTTCATCAGGAATAGAGATTAGCTGGTTGCAGCTTAAGCTAAGAATTTGCAGCTTAGTAAGCTGCCCAATCTCCGCAGGAAGAGCGGTTAGCTGGTTGTTGTTTAAGCTAAGAACTTGCAGCTTAGTAAGCTGACAGAGTTCTGGTGGTAAAGAGGTCAAGCCTAACCTATTTAGATGCAGGAAAGCGATATCCTTACCATGCTCTTCTATCCACTGCGCTAACAGCTCTCCTTTTTTCTTTAAAGGTAGAGCTTTAATATGTGGTTGGTTTAAGAACTCTGTTCCTCTTGGTAGCTTTTGCCAGAGTAAGAGGCGGTTAATATTTAATAGATAGGAGGAGTAATTAGAAAGGGTAAAGACCCTGCTTTCCTTAGCATTTCCTTCAAATTCTGTAGGAGAAAGAGAGACGGCTAAGGTAAAGAGCTTTTGAAAGATATAGGGCACTTTTTCTTCAACCGAAAGATTAAGATTAGGCTCAATTTCATAAATCTTATCCAAAATACGCGCTTGTTCTATAAAATCCCGATTCCCTTCAGGAAAATGAACTTGGAGGATTGCGTTGTAAAGAGAGGCCATAGAAATAGGTGCGATGGATAGAGGAGAAAGAGGTGGGATTTCTTTAGAGGAGGTTGAAGAAGCAGTAGAAATAGAAGATTGAGGAGCGGTTGGGGCAAGGGAGGAAGAACTTTGGTGGATTTGGCGCAATTTTTTGAGGGCAAATTGTCTAATCTTTTTATTTTCTCCTAATAATTTTTCCGTCCATTTATAGCTTAGCTTATCTTTCTCGGTCAGTTCTTCGCTGTCCTGGCTCATTAACTCTTCCAATTGATTCTCTAGCATTTTCTTTAAGGTTGAATGCTTTTGAATGGAAGGTTCTTCTAAAAGATTGAATAAGAGCTCAGCGTAGCGCTCTTTATAAGAGTCTGCAGAAGGAAGGCTTTTTTCTTTGCCTTTTTCTTTATCAGAAAAAGCGAGAGGAAGGGACTGTAAAGATGAAGAAGCCTCTGAAGAGCGTTTAAGGCAAAATTCAAGATAGGCTTGGGCTTTTTCATACGTAGGAGTTAATTGCAAAGCTTGTAGTAAAGCTTCTATGGCAGTTGCATGGTCTCCTTTCTCAGCAAGTTCTTTACCACGTAAGAAATGTCCTACAGCTTCCTCACTAGGCTCACGTTTAATTTCTTCTAATGGATGAGACTCAGCCGTTTCGGCCAGGTGCCTGACCGTGTAGTTAGGTGCATGCCTTTCAATAAGCGTTCTATCTAGAGGACAAAGTTTATTGCGTGCTAAGCATTGGATGACGGTATCTTCGTTAAAGGTATGGCCACAAGGAAACAAAGTAACCGCCCGAGTCATCAGCTCTCCTGAGACGGGATCTTCTATATTCTCTGAAACTGTAGTACGAAAAGTTATTGGGGTGCTAGAGATAGAATCTGACGGC is drawn from Neochlamydia sp. AcF84 and contains these coding sequences:
- a CDS encoding leucine-rich repeat domain-containing protein, translated to MMPSDSISSTPITFRTTVSENIEDPVSGELMTRAVTLFPCGHTFNEDTVIQCLARNKLCPLDRTLIERHAPNYTVRHLAETAESHPLEEIKREPSEEAVGHFLRGKELAEKGDHATAIEALLQALQLTPTYEKAQAYLEFCLKRSSEASSSLQSLPLAFSDKEKGKEKSLPSADSYKERYAELLFNLLEEPSIQKHSTLKKMLENQLEELMSQDSEELTEKDKLSYKWTEKLLGENKKIRQFALKKLRQIHQSSSSLAPTAPQSSISTASSTSSKEIPPLSPLSIAPISMASLYNAILQVHFPEGNRDFIEQARILDKIYEIEPNLNLSVEEKVPYIFQKLFTLAVSLSPTEFEGNAKESRVFTLSNYSSYLLNINRLLLWQKLPRGTEFLNQPHIKALPLKKKGELLAQWIEEHGKDIAFLHLNRLGLTSLPPELCQLTKLQVLSLNNNQLTALPAEIGQLTKLQILSLSCNQLISIPDEIRQLTKLEMLDLGYNHLTSIPAEIGQLTKLEILLLADNHLTSIPTEIGQLTKMENIDLSCNQLTVIPAEIRQLTKLRSLVLNNNQLTVIPAEIRQLPQLRRLTTWGNRF